The sequence TTCCGCGAAAATTCTTTTCGCTTGCGTTTCCGTGAACCGCTTTCTCTTGTCGCGAAGGGGGAAATTGCCTTAAAGGCCCCCGCAAGTCAAGCAACAAATGCAAATTCTTACAAAACAATTTATCCATATCTGCGCAAACGGGCCACCAGCGCGGTTTTCAGCCTACTGCTCCACAACCAGACGTGCGCCAGTGCGCAGGTTCTTTTCGTCCACGCTGTTCCAGCGCTTCAGGTCATCCACACTCACATTGTAGGTGCGGGCGATCTTCCACAAGGTATCGTTGGCCTGTACGGTATAGGTAGTTTTGCTGGTTTTGGCTGCTTTGGCAGGCTTGTCCTTATCCCGATCCTTGCCGAGACGCCCATCAGGCCCGGCAGCCACCGGCCGCCCAACTGCGGGCACAGCCTGTCCGCTGCTTTGACCGCCGCCCTGGGCCGGGATGCGCAGCACAGCGCCTGCATGCACCTTGTGCGGATCAGAAATACCATTGCTCTGCTGGAGATCCTGTACGCTCACACCATATTTGCGGGCCACAGAGGTGAGTGTTTCATCCGCCCGCAGGGTATGCTTTGGCCCATCATTGGCGACAACCACCCGTGCAGAGGATCCCTGCGGTTCCCGGCTGGCAGCCTCATTGCCGGACTTGCCCGCCTTGGCCTGCCCCTTGGCCGGTTTTGCATCCAGAGCCGCCACGGCTTGGGCAGACATGTTCACCGAACGCGGGACCAGCACCGTTTCGCCAGCTTTCAAATAGGGATTGCCTGGATTGGCAGCCCGCAGCGAAGCCACAGGCACACCGCATCGACGGCTGATTTTATCCCATGAGTCGGCGCTGGAAGCCACCGTGCTGGGAGCCCAACCCGCATAGGGCGCGCACTGGGATGAAGACAGAAATGCCTGAGCCGCCCGTTCCCGGCTTGCCGGTACATATATATATGTAGAGCGGCTGGTGTCGGTCATGGGGCGCTTGTGATGCCGGTTGAATGCCGAAAACTCGTCCATATCCATGCGGCAGGCGCGGGCCACGCCCGCCAGATCCGTGCCGGGCTTTGCGGTCAGGCGCAGCACCCCCGGTGCATTGTCGGGATGTATGGGATCAAAGCCAAGCTGGGGAAGGTTGCGCATGATCTTGGTCACAGCCAGATAGCGCGGCACATACTGCTTGGTTTCATCGCGCAGCTGCGCCTTGTCGTCCAGCATATGGTTACGCGACTTGATTTCAAAAAAGTCACGCCCGCCCGTGCCCTGCTTGGCGCGGCCAATCTTGCCTTCCCCGGCGTTATAGGCCGCGATGGCCGTGGGCCAGTCGCCAAAGTCGCCATAGAGTTTTTGCAGATAGTCCGCCGCTGCCTCGGTGGATTTGAAGGGATCAAGCCGCTCGTCCGTCCACCAGTCCTGATTCAGACCATACTTTTGCCCGGTATAGGGCATGAACTGCCATGCTCCGGCTGCCCCGGCAGGCGAGCGCACCTCGCTACGATAGCCGCTTTCCACAATGGCAAGATAGGCCAGATCTTCCGGCATGCCCCGAGAGCGGAACACGCGCTTGGCATAGGCAAGAAACTGCTCCGCCCTTTTTGATGATGCGCTCATGGTGGGGCGGCCCTTGCGCAAAAAGTATTTGTACTGGCGCGTTACGTCCGCCATAGCGCTTTCGGGGATGTTTTTGTCCACCTGCCCGGTAGTGTTGAGGGCGGCGGTTTCACTGGCAGTCAACGGCGGGGAAGTGTCTTCTTCCGGCACAGACATCGACAATCCACCTCCGGAATCGCTACCTTGCCGTGAGGCGCAGCCCCCGGCAAGCAGCAGACAGCAGACAACAGCCAAAAAGCACAGTCTTGCCATTGCCGATCCGTTCCTGTTCGATGCTGCAACCATTGTTCCCTCCCCTTTTGCCGCCCCGGCTTGCCATCTGCCGGGAAGATGCGTACACAGCCGCCAAGGGCTGTCTGTTCCTTCCCCGTGCGCGATGCCACGGCATGGACTGCCAAAAGCCCACACACGTGCGCAACCGCGCAGCATATCGCATAAATATTTCTAGCGGGTTCTTGCCCGCGCAATCCTCTCCAATCACTCAGGCCGCACGGCGGCCAATGCACACAGCCCGGAGGCGCATATGCATAATGAAACTGAACAAGCCCCGCTGCTGCCGGGCCTCAAGCCTGTGCTGGAACTGCTTGCCAGCGAGCCCCAGCGCATCGACTGCGTCTTCTGCAAAAAAGGCCTGCGTGGCCCCGATGCGCAGGAAGTGCTGAACCTTTGCCGTCAGCACAACGTGCGCTTCAGCCTGGTAGACCAGGTGGCCCTTGACCGCCTTTGCCGTGGCGCTGGCGGTCAAACTACCCAGGGGCGTCAAGGCCGTGACGGCGTTTCCCATCAAGGCGTTGTGGCCCGTCTGGCCGCCACTGGCTTTACCGAACTTGCCGACCTGCTGGCCGCGGCGGGCGATGCCCCCCTGCCCCTCATTGTAGCCCTTGACCAGGTACAAGACCCCGGCAACGTAGGCACAATCTGCCGCACCCTGTATGCACTGGGCGGCGCGGGCATTATTCTGCCCCAGCACAACAGCGCCTACCTTGGCCCTGCAGCCCGCAGGGCCGCAGCGGGCGCACTGGAAAAGCTACCCGTGACCCGCGTTACCAACCTGGGCCACGCCCTGGACAGCGCCGAAGAAGCTGGCTTGACCATTTACGGCGCGGGCGGTGATGGCCCATCAAGCCTCAATGCCTTTGATGAACCCATGCAGTTGCCTGCCGTGCTGGTTCTGGGCAATGAGGACAAAGGCCTGCGGCCCGGCGTCGCCAAACGATGCGCGCACATGCTGCGCATTCCGCTTGCCCGTACCTTTGACTCACTCAATGTGGCGCAAGCCGGTGCCGTACTGCTGGGCCTTGCCGCAGCACACAGGGCGAAAGATTCTGCACCGTAGGGCAATTTCTGCTCAGCAAATCCCAAAGCAAAAAGCACGCCAACATAACTGGCCATTTTTGCGCAGCTCAGACAAGCTCTTGACAGTATAAAAAAGGAAGTGCGGCCGCACTTCCTTTTTTATTGCAAACAAAATAACCCTAAACTTTCTCTAGATTTTTATTAGATAGATTTTATACATCACAAGCAGCGGATTAAACATGCAAGATACAGTTATACTACTGCCCATATCAGAATCGAAACATGCGAAGCAACAGGATCCGAACTGTTGGCGTGTCACGTCTGCGTAAGTTCGTAAACCATCCATTGTTGGACGCAAAAAAACCCGCCCATGCCAGCACCGCGCAAGGATGCGCGGATGGCGGGGCGGGTTGTGCGCGCCAATAAGGGCGACCCGTGAGACAGTCTTTACCGGATATAAGTGGGGATATTGATGAATACGTCACGGGTAAAGGTAATCATGCGCTCCATGAGCCAGGGCAGGGCCAACAGCAGAGCCAGAAACATGCACACGATTTTGGGGATAAAGGTCAGCGTCATTTCCTGAATCTGGGTTGCCGCCTGGATAATGCTCACAACCACACCCACACCAAGGCCCACACCAAGCATGGGCAAGGACATCATCAAGCAAAGTTCAATGGCCTGCCGGCCGAAACCGATGACGAAATCTGGGGACATGGGTGACTCCTGAAAATTGACGGTGTGCGAATCTTTCCAACCCTTAGGCAAAAACCGGGCCAAAGCTGCGCGCGGCACGCCGGTCAGAGCAGAAAGCTGTTCACCAACGAGCCGACCAGCAGATTCCAGCCGTCCACCATGACAAAGAGCAGTAGTTTGAAGGGCATGGACACCATCATGGGGGGCAGCATCATCATGCCCATGGCCAGCAGTACGCTGGAGATGACCATATCCAGCACCAGAAAAGGAATGTAGATGAGAAAGCCGATGGTAAAGGCGGTTTTAAGCTCGCTGATGACATAGGCAGCGGCCAGCAGCATGGTGGGCACTTCCTCCTTGCTGCGCGGCGCTTCCATCTTGCTGATGGAGTAAAAGACAGAGAGATCTTTTTCGCGCGTATGCTTGAACATAAAGGTGCGCAAAGGGGCCTGCGCCCTGTCGAGCGCCACCTTGTAGTCGATCTGCTCGGCCAGATAGGGTTGCAGGGCGTTATCATTGATCTGCTTGCCCACGGGATACATGATGACCACCGTCATAAAAATGGCAAGGCTGGCAAGAATCTGGGTGGGAGGCAACTGCTGCACGCCCATGGCCTGCCGCAGAAAGCTGAAAACAATGATGATGCGGGTAAAACTGGTGACCGTGAGCATGATGGCCGGGGCAACGGAAAGCACGGTGAGCAGGAAGAGAATTTCCAGCAGCACCGAGACCTTTTCCGGTGATTGCGCCCCACCGGCCAGGGTGAGCTGCATTGTGGGCATGGCCAGATCCTGAGCCGCAAGGGCCAGAACCGGCATGAGGAGGATGAAGAGGCTAGCTGCCGCCAGCGCCGCGACGGGCTTCTTCCATGATCTGTTTGAAATCGGCGTTCTCTGGCTCATGCTGTGCCTGCTCCTCTGTCAAAAGGGTAATCTGCTGGTCGGTGACGCCCAGCAGCAACCTTCTATTCAAGAAGCGTACCACCATCAAGCCTTTACGCGGCCCAAGCGGAAGCTGGGCCTCCATGACCAGGGCATCGCGCGGAAGCGCCCCCGGACGCGGCAGAAAATTGAACTTGCCGAAACGGCGCGCCAGCCATACGGCCAGCCACAGCACGGCCACCAGCAAAAATAGAATGCCCACGGCCTGTATGTAGCTGCCCCACGAAAAGGACGACTGCCCAAGCGTTGAAGCCGGTTCCGCCAGCGAGGCAGCGGCCTGCTCCGTAGCAATGCCCACGCTCTGCGCGGCCTGCGCGGCCATGTCCAGCCCGTGCAGCATCTGCTCGGCTGCGGCAGCCACTGTCTGTTCCAGCCCCGGCGGCACCGCTGCCGCAGACCCTTGCGCGCCAGAAGTGACCACGCCGCGCACGGCGCTGCCCGAAAGGCCGCCTTCGGCGGCGGCCAGCAGTATGGGCAGGCTAGCCAAGCTGCTTCACCCTTTCAATGGGGCTGATGATGTCGGTAAGGCGTACGCCAAACTTTTCGTTGATGACCACGGCCTCGCCGCGCGCCACCAGCTTGCCGTTCACAAATACTTCCAGCGGTTCACCAGCCAGCTTGTTCAGTTCCACCACAGAACCCTGACCAAGTTGCAACAGTTCGTTGATAAGCAGACGGGTGCGCCCAAGTTCGGCAGACACATCCAGCGGAATATCCAGAATAAAATCCAGCTCCCGCTTGAGCTTGTTGTCCTTGGGCTGGCGGGCCATTTCAGTCATGTCCTGAAAATGGGCGTCTACCGGATGACCGCCAAGCCCTGCACCTGCACCGCCAAAGGAGGTCGGACCTTTGTCTTCCTCATCCTGGGCCAGCGATTCAGCCCACTGAGCCGCCAGAGCTTCTTCATCCAAACCGCTGCCAGCCGCACCACCAGGCGCAGCATCAGCAGCAGGCGCAGCGGGTGCAGCAGGCGCAGCAGGTTCTGCCGCATTGGCTTCATCTTCCAGTTGCGCGGCCCACTGGGCCGCCAAGGCTTCCTGATCTTCCTGCGACATACGTCACCTCATTCTCTATTCCAACATGCTCACCCGAAATTCGGGCGGCATCGCGGCAACGGCGCGCCCCGCAACGGGCATGGCTGCCAAAAGCCTCTATCAGAAACCGCGTCCGCACAAAATCATCTGCCAGGGGCCGCCAGAGGCAGAGCTTCCCGCGCTATTCCACAACAAAATCGGTAAAATACACGCGTATGACCCTTTGCGCGCCCAGAATCTGGTTCAGCCGCGCGGCCACCTCCGCCTTCAACAGCACCTTGCCGTCAGGCGTGGAGATATCGTTAAACGTCTTGCCCGCCAGCAGCATGATGATGGCATCGCGGATACGCGGATTGTTGGCCTGCAATGCAGCGGCAACGTCCGCATTGACCTCGACCTCCATCCCCAGCTTGAGATACCGCCGCCCCGAGGGGTCGGAAATGTTCACGGTTATGGGCGGCAGAGGCAAGACCTGCCCGCCGCTGCGCGGCAGATCGCCCTGCCGTTCAATGCGCCCGTCACCCGCGCCTCCCGCGCCGCCAGAACCGCCCGCCCCGGCATGACCGGATGCGCCGCCTGCGCCGCCAGAACCGCCTGCGCCTGTCTGGCCCGCCGCGCCCTTGCCTGCGGCATCCGCAGATGCAGCTTCAGCAGGCGCAGAACTTGCCGAAGACGGCGTGCGGATGAAAAACCACCAATAGCCGCCAATGCCAGCGCCGCTCAGCGTGATAAGCAAGATCGCCAAAATAATGACGATGCGCTTGGCCTTGGAGCCCTTCTTGGGGTTTTCAGCCTGCCCTTCCGGCAGGGCCTTTGATTCTTTTTCTTTGGCCGCCATACGTACTCCACCGCTATTGTGGGGTCATGGATGCGAACCGCTCAAGTCATTCCGGTCTGTACGGCATGTAGCAGACTTTGTGCCAAAGCTGTTCACACCTTGGCAGGACGCGGCCCGAAAATATCCGTACCTATGCGCACCATGGTGGCCCCTTCGGCCACCGCGCCTTCAAAATCGCCGCTCATACCCATGGAAAGCTCGGGCATGGGCAGGCCAAGGCGGGTGCTCAAGGTGTCGCGCAATTCACGCAGCCTTGCAAAATAGGGCCGCGCTGCCTCGCCCGCGTCAAAAACCGGGGGCAGACACATGAGGCCCTGCACCTCAAGGTGCGGGCAATGCTCAAGAACATAATCGGCCAATTCCGGCAAATCTGCAGACATCACACCGGATTTTTGCGATTCGCCCCCAACATTTACCTCAAACAGCACGGGCTGACGCGCTCCGCCCTCCGCCAGACGCCGTTCAAAAGCGTCCGCAAGCTTGCGGGAATCAAGGGTATGCACGAGATTGAAAGCCCCAGCCACCAGCGGGGCCTTGCGGCTTTGCACATGACCGATCATATGCCAGCGGATCCCGGCGCACTGCGCTGCTGTGGCCGGGTCTGCGCTCAGGTCTTGCCTTTTCTGCAGGGCTTCCTGAACGTAGTTTTCGCCAAAATCAATCTGCCCGGCGGCGGCCACATGGGCCAGGGATTCCGCCGGATGCAGTTTTGAAACGGCAATAAGCCTCACGCTTTCGCGGGGGCGGCCAGCCGATGCGCAGGCCGCGTCAATGCGGTCGAGCACCCGCGCATAGCGTTCGAGCAACAATGTATCGCCCATGACTACTCCGCCATCAGGCCCATCTCGCGCAGGAAGGCGGCGTCTTCAGTCCAGTGCTCGCGCACCTTGACCCAAAGCTCCAGATGCACCTTGCCGCCCACCAGGTCCTGAATTTCCTTGCGGGCCTCAATGCCTATCTGCTTGATGGATGCGCCCGCACGGCCAATAACCATAGCCTTGTGCATGGGCCGCCCCACGTAGATGACCGCGTGGATCACAGTCTGGCCGCGTTCTTCGTCTTCCTCCCAGCTTTCCACGTCCACTGCCACGGAATAGGGCACCTCCTGACGCAGATGCAGGAACAGCTTTTCGCGCACGATTTCCGCAGTCATAAAACGCATGGGGGCCGTGGAAATCTGGTCTTCGGGGAACTGGGCCTGAGCAACGGGCAGCTTGGAACGGATAAGTTTTGCCAGATCCGGCAGGCCGTCCCGGTTCAGGGCCGAGGTGGGGAAAATTTCCGCCTTGGGCCACATTTCGCTCAGGCGGGTCAAAAGCGGCAGCATGCGGCTTTTGTCCGAGAATAGATCCACCTTGTTGACCACCACAACCATGGGCCGATCATCGTTGGAAAGCGCCCTGGACAGCGGCTCAAGGTCGCGTTCCAGAAATTCCGGATGGCGGATGTACAGGTGGGCGTCAAGCACGGGCATGATGACTTCGGCCTGGGCAAGGCTCTGCCACACGGCCTGGAGCATGGTTTTGCTCAGCCGGCCGCGCACCTGGGCAAGGCCCGGCGTATCCATAAAAATAACCTGGGCTTTCTCGTCCGTAAGGATGCCCACAATCTGATTGCGCGTGGTCTGCGGCTTGGGGGTGACGATGGTCACCTTCTGGCCCAGCAAGGCGTTCAGCAGGGTGGATTTGCCCGCGTTGGGCGGCCCCATAAGAGCGACCCAGCCGCAACGATAGTTCTGATCCGACATTCTTTCTCCCGGCTGGAAACATCCAGCCTCTACCGCCGTAAACTTCGACGGAAATTTTCTGGCAATTTTGCAGGGCGCAGGCGCACTGGCACGACAAAGGCCGCCCTATGCGGGCTAACATCTCAAAGAAATTGCGCTTCCGCGTTCGGGCGGGCATGGATTTGCGCACCTGCCCGGCACACTCAGAGTAAACTTTACTCTAGAAACATACTATAACTGGCTTTCTGTCCCACATCCGCGCTTCGGGGTCAAGACGCGGAGCATTGCCCCGGCCCATCCTCCGGCCCAAAACCGGACAGAGACGGGGGGGCAGACGTTGGCGCAAAACAGGACGCAAAAATCGATCACGAGGCTGCCCTGCGTTTTCCCTGCCTCGGAACATCCCATCATTATTATATTTCTGTCACGCCCCAAACGGCGGGACATTCCACAGCCCACCGCTTGACTACAGGCGCGCCAATGCCTACTCTCCCGCCCATGTTCAGCCTATTTACCTATATTGCACTTATTGTGGGCGTTAACTTCGCCTTTTCTGTCACCCCGCTCATTCAGTTGCCCAATGGCGATATGTGGGCTCCCCTTTCGCTCATCGTCGGCTTTATTTTTGTGGTGCGCGATTACGCGCAGCGCCGCGTGGGGCATCATGTGCTCTGGGGCATGCTGGTGGGTTGCGTGGTCAGCTGGTTCATGGCCAGCCCGCAGCTCGCGCTGGCAAGCGCCGCGGCCTTTGCCGTGGGCGAACTGGGCGACTGGGCGGTATACACCTTTACCCGCCGCCCCTTTTCACAGCGCATTCTCATTTCAAGCCTTGTGGGCGCGCCGCTGGACAGCATCGTGTTTCTGGGCATGATCGGCATTGCCACACCATGGTCTATCATTACCATGAGCCTGAG is a genomic window of uncultured Desulfovibrio sp. containing:
- a CDS encoding lytic transglycosylase domain-containing protein; translated protein: MARLCFLAVVCCLLLAGGCASRQGSDSGGGLSMSVPEEDTSPPLTASETAALNTTGQVDKNIPESAMADVTRQYKYFLRKGRPTMSASSKRAEQFLAYAKRVFRSRGMPEDLAYLAIVESGYRSEVRSPAGAAGAWQFMPYTGQKYGLNQDWWTDERLDPFKSTEAAADYLQKLYGDFGDWPTAIAAYNAGEGKIGRAKQGTGGRDFFEIKSRNHMLDDKAQLRDETKQYVPRYLAVTKIMRNLPQLGFDPIHPDNAPGVLRLTAKPGTDLAGVARACRMDMDEFSAFNRHHKRPMTDTSRSTYIYVPASRERAAQAFLSSSQCAPYAGWAPSTVASSADSWDKISRRCGVPVASLRAANPGNPYLKAGETVLVPRSVNMSAQAVAALDAKPAKGQAKAGKSGNEAASREPQGSSARVVVANDGPKHTLRADETLTSVARKYGVSVQDLQQSNGISDPHKVHAGAVLRIPAQGGGQSSGQAVPAVGRPVAAGPDGRLGKDRDKDKPAKAAKTSKTTYTVQANDTLWKIARTYNVSVDDLKRWNSVDEKNLRTGARLVVEQ
- the fliL gene encoding flagellar basal body-associated protein FliL; the protein is MAAKEKESKALPEGQAENPKKGSKAKRIVIILAILLITLSGAGIGGYWWFFIRTPSSASSAPAEAASADAAGKGAAGQTGAGGSGGAGGASGHAGAGGSGGAGGAGDGRIERQGDLPRSGGQVLPLPPITVNISDPSGRRYLKLGMEVEVNADVAAALQANNPRIRDAIIMLLAGKTFNDISTPDGKVLLKAEVAARLNQILGAQRVIRVYFTDFVVE
- the era gene encoding GTPase Era, with translation MSDQNYRCGWVALMGPPNAGKSTLLNALLGQKVTIVTPKPQTTRNQIVGILTDEKAQVIFMDTPGLAQVRGRLSKTMLQAVWQSLAQAEVIMPVLDAHLYIRHPEFLERDLEPLSRALSNDDRPMVVVVNKVDLFSDKSRMLPLLTRLSEMWPKAEIFPTSALNRDGLPDLAKLIRSKLPVAQAQFPEDQISTAPMRFMTAEIVREKLFLHLRQEVPYSVAVDVESWEEDEERGQTVIHAVIYVGRPMHKAMVIGRAGASIKQIGIEARKEIQDLVGGKVHLELWVKVREHWTEDAAFLREMGLMAE
- the fliO gene encoding flagellar biosynthetic protein FliO, with the protein product MASLPILLAAAEGGLSGSAVRGVVTSGAQGSAAAVPPGLEQTVAAAAEQMLHGLDMAAQAAQSVGIATEQAAASLAEPASTLGQSSFSWGSYIQAVGILFLLVAVLWLAVWLARRFGKFNFLPRPGALPRDALVMEAQLPLGPRKGLMVVRFLNRRLLLGVTDQQITLLTEEQAQHEPENADFKQIMEEARRGAGGS
- a CDS encoding RNA methyltransferase, which codes for MHNETEQAPLLPGLKPVLELLASEPQRIDCVFCKKGLRGPDAQEVLNLCRQHNVRFSLVDQVALDRLCRGAGGQTTQGRQGRDGVSHQGVVARLAATGFTELADLLAAAGDAPLPLIVALDQVQDPGNVGTICRTLYALGGAGIILPQHNSAYLGPAARRAAAGALEKLPVTRVTNLGHALDSAEEAGLTIYGAGGDGPSSLNAFDEPMQLPAVLVLGNEDKGLRPGVAKRCAHMLRIPLARTFDSLNVAQAGAVLLGLAAAHRAKDSAP
- a CDS encoding YggS family pyridoxal phosphate-dependent enzyme encodes the protein MGDTLLLERYARVLDRIDAACASAGRPRESVRLIAVSKLHPAESLAHVAAAGQIDFGENYVQEALQKRQDLSADPATAAQCAGIRWHMIGHVQSRKAPLVAGAFNLVHTLDSRKLADAFERRLAEGGARQPVLFEVNVGGESQKSGVMSADLPELADYVLEHCPHLEVQGLMCLPPVFDAGEAARPYFARLRELRDTLSTRLGLPMPELSMGMSGDFEGAVAEGATMVRIGTDIFGPRPAKV
- the fliP gene encoding flagellar type III secretion system pore protein FliP (The bacterial flagellar biogenesis protein FliP forms a type III secretion system (T3SS)-type pore required for flagellar assembly.), with the protein product MPVLALAAQDLAMPTMQLTLAGGAQSPEKVSVLLEILFLLTVLSVAPAIMLTVTSFTRIIIVFSFLRQAMGVQQLPPTQILASLAIFMTVVIMYPVGKQINDNALQPYLAEQIDYKVALDRAQAPLRTFMFKHTREKDLSVFYSISKMEAPRSKEEVPTMLLAAAYVISELKTAFTIGFLIYIPFLVLDMVISSVLLAMGMMMLPPMMVSMPFKLLLFVMVDGWNLLVGSLVNSFLL
- a CDS encoding VUT family protein, with the protein product MPTLPPMFSLFTYIALIVGVNFAFSVTPLIQLPNGDMWAPLSLIVGFIFVVRDYAQRRVGHHVLWGMLVGCVVSWFMASPQLALASAAAFAVGELGDWAVYTFTRRPFSQRILISSLVGAPLDSIVFLGMIGIATPWSIITMSLSKLSGSLLVFWLVRRREQRECGLEHIQA
- the fliN gene encoding flagellar motor switch protein FliN, with amino-acid sequence MSQEDQEALAAQWAAQLEDEANAAEPAAPAAPAAPAADAAPGGAAGSGLDEEALAAQWAESLAQDEEDKGPTSFGGAGAGLGGHPVDAHFQDMTEMARQPKDNKLKRELDFILDIPLDVSAELGRTRLLINELLQLGQGSVVELNKLAGEPLEVFVNGKLVARGEAVVINEKFGVRLTDIISPIERVKQLG
- the fliQ gene encoding flagellar biosynthesis protein FliQ, translated to MSPDFVIGFGRQAIELCLMMSLPMLGVGLGVGVVVSIIQAATQIQEMTLTFIPKIVCMFLALLLALPWLMERMITFTRDVFINIPTYIR